ATAATGACGAGCTGGGTATCAGTGCTTGAACCGGTACTCATTTCTCTTTCCCCCTGCAAATTATTTATGTGATCAGTTTGGATCGAGCCTGTAATTGATCAGCTCAAAATCCGGTGTATAAGTAAAGGTGCCATAGATAATTCCTTGTCCATGGACCATATATTCCAGGATGTGATAATCACCTGCAGCCATTGGAAGGTCCTTGATGTCATCAAGCTGGTGCCAGGAAATCGTGCCTTCCTCCGATTCATCGAGATTGATGCCATCTGCCTCAGTTGCGTAGAATGTGAACATCATCCACTCGGATACGACTTGACCATCTTCTTTG
The window above is part of the Mesobacillus jeotgali genome. Proteins encoded here:
- a CDS encoding 8-oxo-dGTP diphosphatase, with translation MQRVTNCVLVKDEKILLLQKPRRNWWVAPGGKMEPGETVKDSCVREFREETGIYLRNPQIKGIFTFVIKEDGQVVSEWMMFTFYATEADGINLDESEEGTISWHQLDDIKDLPMAAGDYHILEYMVHGQGIIYGTFTYTPDFELINYRLDPN